In one Bordetella pertussis 18323 genomic region, the following are encoded:
- a CDS encoding FAD-binding oxidoreductase, with protein MTLPRELQALLGPSHVLTGDDAEPFLQDWRRRYRGRALAVARPGSAEEVAAVVRLCQAHGAPLVPQGGNTGLCGGATPDDSGSAVVLSTTRLNRVRAIDTDNDTITVEAGCVLQAVQQAAEQAGRLFPLSLAAEGSCTIGGNLATNAGGTQVLRYGNARELTLGLEVVTAEGEIWNGLRGLRKDNTGYDLRDLYVGSEGTLGIITAATLKLFPLPVATCTALLALDSIDAAVEVLSRARGGFGASLTGFELMAADCLQAVTRLFPQQRLPFDGASADSPWFALLELSDSESEAHARARFEAVVGAAIEDGLVADAAIAENLAQSQALWHLRESIPLAEAELGKSIKHDVSIPISAIAAFVHQTNGLLQGRFPGVRNVIFGHLGDGNLHYNVARGPGQTEADLLGLQSQVYDVVHDSVQAFAGSISAEHGVGQLKRDELPRYKSAVELALMKRLKVALDPRGLLNPGKVLQA; from the coding sequence ATGACCTTGCCAAGAGAATTGCAGGCCCTGCTGGGCCCGTCCCATGTGCTGACCGGCGACGACGCCGAACCGTTCCTGCAGGACTGGCGCCGGCGCTATCGTGGCCGCGCGCTGGCCGTGGCGCGGCCGGGCAGCGCCGAGGAAGTCGCGGCGGTGGTCAGGCTGTGCCAGGCGCATGGCGCCCCGCTGGTGCCGCAGGGCGGCAACACCGGCCTGTGCGGCGGCGCCACGCCGGACGACAGCGGCAGCGCCGTGGTGCTGTCCACCACGCGGCTGAACCGCGTGCGCGCCATCGATACCGACAACGACACGATCACGGTGGAAGCCGGTTGCGTGCTGCAGGCCGTGCAGCAGGCGGCCGAGCAGGCCGGCCGGTTGTTTCCGCTCAGCCTGGCCGCCGAGGGCAGCTGCACCATCGGCGGCAACCTGGCCACCAACGCGGGCGGCACGCAGGTGCTGCGCTACGGCAATGCGCGCGAACTGACGCTGGGCCTGGAAGTGGTGACCGCCGAAGGCGAGATCTGGAACGGCCTGCGCGGCCTGCGCAAGGACAACACCGGCTACGATTTGCGCGACCTGTACGTGGGCAGCGAAGGTACGCTGGGCATCATCACCGCCGCCACGCTCAAGCTGTTTCCCTTGCCGGTGGCAACCTGCACCGCCTTGCTGGCGCTGGACAGCATCGATGCGGCGGTCGAGGTGCTGTCGCGCGCGCGCGGCGGCTTTGGCGCTTCGCTTACCGGTTTCGAACTGATGGCGGCCGATTGCCTGCAGGCCGTCACCCGGCTGTTTCCGCAACAGCGCCTGCCGTTCGACGGCGCCAGCGCGGACTCGCCCTGGTTTGCCTTGCTGGAGCTGTCCGACAGCGAGAGCGAAGCGCATGCCCGCGCGCGCTTCGAGGCGGTGGTGGGCGCGGCCATCGAGGACGGGCTGGTCGCCGACGCGGCCATCGCCGAGAACCTGGCGCAAAGCCAGGCGCTCTGGCACCTGCGCGAGAGCATTCCCTTGGCCGAGGCCGAACTGGGCAAGTCGATCAAGCACGATGTGTCCATTCCCATCTCCGCCATCGCCGCCTTCGTGCACCAGACCAACGGCCTGCTGCAGGGGCGTTTTCCCGGGGTGCGCAATGTGATCTTCGGCCACCTGGGCGATGGCAATCTGCATTACAACGTGGCGCGCGGGCCGGGCCAGACCGAAGCCGACCTGCTGGGGCTGCAGTCGCAGGTGTACGACGTGGTGCACGACAGCGTGCAGGCGTTCGCGGGCTCGATCAGCGCCGAGCATGGCGTGGGGCAGCTCAAGCGCGATGAATTGCCGCGCTACAAGAGCGCCGTCGAGCTGGCCCTGATGAAGCGGCTCAAGGTGGCGCTCGATCCGCGCGGCCTGCTCAATCCCGGCAAGGTCCTGCAGGCCTGA
- a CDS encoding phosphomannomutase/phosphoglucomutase has protein sequence MAHPFPASVYKAYDIRGSVPDQLDPVFARALGRALAASARAQGIGALVVGRDGRLSSPDLAGALQEGIMEGGVDTLDIGQVPTPLVYFAAHIQGTGSGVAVTGSHNPPQYNGFKMMMGGQALYGPAVQALRPAMLAPAAAPGTWGERRQLDVVPAYIERIVSDVKLARPMKIAVDCGNGVAGALAPQLFRALGCEVDELYCEVDGTFPNHHPDPAEPRNLQDLIAHVTSTDCELGLAFDGDGDRLGVVTKSGQIIWPDRQLILFARDVLARCPGATIIYDVKCSQHVGVAIEQSGGVPLMWQTGHSLVKAKLAETGAPLAGEMSGHIFFKERWYGFDDGLYTGARLLEIVSRETDASRPLEALPQALSTPELKLEMAEGEPHALIAALQQQGEFASASRLVTIDGVRAEYPDGFGLARASNTTPVVVLRFEAETEPGLARIQQEFRQQLLRLAPQAKLPF, from the coding sequence GTGGCGCACCCCTTTCCCGCATCGGTCTACAAGGCGTACGACATCCGTGGCTCGGTTCCCGACCAGCTCGACCCGGTATTCGCCCGGGCGCTGGGCCGCGCCCTGGCCGCCAGCGCCCGCGCGCAGGGCATCGGCGCCCTGGTGGTCGGCCGCGACGGCCGCCTGAGCAGCCCCGACCTGGCCGGCGCGCTGCAGGAAGGCATCATGGAAGGCGGCGTGGACACCCTGGACATCGGCCAGGTGCCCACGCCGCTGGTCTATTTCGCGGCGCACATCCAGGGCACGGGCTCGGGCGTGGCGGTCACCGGCAGCCACAACCCGCCGCAGTACAACGGCTTCAAGATGATGATGGGCGGCCAGGCCCTGTACGGCCCGGCCGTGCAGGCGCTGCGCCCGGCCATGCTGGCGCCGGCTGCGGCGCCGGGCACCTGGGGCGAACGCCGCCAGCTCGATGTCGTCCCCGCCTATATCGAGCGCATCGTGTCCGACGTGAAGCTGGCGCGCCCCATGAAGATCGCCGTCGACTGCGGCAATGGCGTGGCCGGCGCCCTGGCGCCGCAACTGTTCCGCGCGCTGGGTTGCGAAGTGGACGAGCTCTATTGCGAGGTCGACGGCACGTTTCCCAACCACCATCCCGACCCGGCCGAACCGCGCAACCTGCAGGACCTGATCGCCCATGTCACCAGCACCGACTGCGAGCTGGGCCTGGCCTTCGACGGCGACGGCGACCGCCTCGGCGTGGTGACCAAGTCCGGCCAGATCATCTGGCCCGACCGCCAGCTGATCCTGTTCGCCCGCGACGTGCTGGCCCGCTGTCCCGGCGCGACCATCATCTATGACGTCAAGTGCAGCCAGCACGTGGGCGTGGCCATCGAGCAAAGCGGCGGCGTGCCGCTGATGTGGCAGACTGGCCATTCGCTGGTGAAGGCCAAGCTGGCCGAGACCGGCGCGCCGCTGGCCGGCGAGATGAGCGGCCATATCTTCTTCAAGGAGCGCTGGTACGGCTTCGACGACGGCCTGTACACCGGCGCCCGCCTGCTGGAAATCGTCTCCCGCGAAACCGATGCGTCGCGCCCGCTGGAGGCCCTGCCGCAGGCGCTGTCGACCCCCGAGCTCAAGCTGGAGATGGCCGAGGGCGAGCCGCATGCGCTGATCGCCGCCCTGCAGCAGCAGGGCGAGTTCGCCAGCGCCAGCCGGCTGGTTACGATAGACGGCGTGCGCGCGGAATACCCGGACGGCTTCGGGCTGGCGCGCGCCTCCAATACCACCCCCGTCGTCGTGCTGCGCTTCGAAGCGGAGACCGAGCCGGGCCTGGCCCGCATCCAGCAGGAATTCCGCCAGCAGCTGCTGCGGCTGGCTCCGCAAGCCAAACTGCCCTTCTGA
- a CDS encoding BPTD_3102 family carboxylase-like protein, whose translation MSADISFVSTRRRMAPGRVDLTAGGERRLDIPVHAGIDGSVEAGRAWERCVWRAARVLIAECPAPRLSARLEATLRGVAVRIARDRGWRGIGTVVFSLDVGTGMFRMIEARLCGLQQGGPAADAASGGHALEVRISACADSGRRGAHLLTYGATRGEALRRAYQALAKLPGLAQADRAFLMDRIASPAFCSGLTGSQLDRIAS comes from the coding sequence ATGAGCGCCGATATTTCGTTCGTCTCGACACGCCGGCGCATGGCGCCGGGCCGGGTCGACCTGACTGCCGGCGGCGAACGCCGGCTGGATATCCCCGTGCACGCGGGCATCGACGGCAGCGTCGAGGCCGGCCGTGCCTGGGAGCGCTGTGTCTGGCGCGCCGCGCGGGTGCTGATCGCCGAATGCCCGGCGCCGCGCCTGTCCGCCCGCCTGGAGGCAACCCTGCGCGGCGTGGCGGTGCGCATCGCCCGCGATCGCGGCTGGCGCGGCATCGGCACGGTCGTGTTCTCGCTGGACGTGGGCACGGGCATGTTCCGCATGATCGAGGCGCGCCTGTGCGGCCTGCAGCAAGGCGGACCGGCGGCCGATGCCGCTTCCGGCGGCCACGCGCTCGAAGTGCGCATCAGCGCCTGCGCCGACAGCGGGCGGCGCGGCGCGCACCTGCTTACCTACGGCGCGACCCGGGGCGAGGCGCTGCGGCGCGCCTACCAGGCGCTGGCCAAGCTGCCCGGCCTGGCCCAGGCCGACCGCGCCTTCCTGATGGACCGCATCGCATCGCCCGCCTTCTGCTCGGGCCTGACCGGCTCGCAACTGGACCGCATTGCCAGCTGA